DNA from Stenotrophomonas bentonitica:
CCATCAAGGGAATGGCCCTCGCCGTTTAGGGCGAGGGCGTCGGGAGGTCAAAACCGTGCAAGTCATACGGCGGGCATATTCCCCGTGAAGGGTCTTGTATTAGCCGCCCTCCCGACATGGGACACCACTAGTTTCGACTTGCGGAGTTTTGAGCTCCGGGGCCGACCTTCGGCAGATCTGCCCGACGAGGCAAAGTGATTGTTTCTGTTGAATTTTCGATTTCGATAGGCTGTGCCTACTGATTGACGTGACTGACCCGTGCAGCGCGTGAAATGGTGCTTTGGGGTGTGACCGTGGGCACAATTGGGGGTGGCGGCCGTGGCGACAGCCTCGACGTGGATCGGTTTGGGTGGTGTCGTGAAAGGCGCAGGCTCGGTGAGGGTTGCGTCGGTCGTTCAGCCGGGCAGAGCCCGGCTCTACCCGGTAGGTAGCCAGGGCGGGACGCAACGCCGACCGGGCCACGCCGACGCCCCGCCGTCATTCATGTCTATACATGTGCGCAGGATTGCCGAATTCGTCACTTGCCCGCGCAGTGCGACAACGTGTCGCAGCCAATTCAGGCCTCTTCCTGCGCTGGATCATTGTCAATGGACTTCTTAAATGGTGCATAACGGCATAAAATCAGGGGGCTGACATGTACGTCCTCCGTGCCGCCCCTTGGGACCGGTACACCTGCCTTTGGCTGGCGGGGCGCGCTTGAGATGGCATTCCCTACGCAATTGGATCGACCGATGATTCCGTTGAAACCCCTTGGGCGCTGGTTGCGCCCGGGCCTGCTGTTGGCTTTGTCCGTGTTCCTGACGGGCTGCAGCTCGGCCATTCTCGACCCGAAGGGCCAGATCGGCCATGACCAGAAGACGCTGCTGATCACGGCTACCGTGCTCATGCTGCTGGTGGTCGTGCCGGTCATCATCATGACCCTCGCCTTCGCCTGGAAGTACCGTGCCTCGAACACCAAGGCCCGTTACGAGCCGAAGTGGTCGCATTCCACCGCCATCGAAGTGGTGGTGTGGTCGATCCCCTGCATGATCGTGCTGGTGCTGGCAGTGCTGACCTGGCGCTCCTCGCACTCGCTCGACCCGTACCGACCGCTCGAGTCGGACACCAAGCCGGTAGTGATCGAAGCCATCTCGCTGGACTGGAAGTGGTTGTTCATCTATCCGGAAGAGAACATCGCGACGGTCAACGAGATCACCTTCCCGGTCGATACCCCGCTGAACTTCAAGATCACGTCCGACTCGGTGATGAATGCGTTCTTCATCCCGCAGCTGGGCACGATGATCTACTCGATGACCGGCATGGAGACCAAGCTCCATCTGATCGCCAACGAGATCGGTGAGTTCCCGGGCATGTCCTCACACTACAGCGGCGCGGGCTTCAGCAAGATGCACTTCACGGCGCATTCGGTGACCAACGAGCAGTACCAGCAGTGGCTGGCCAAAGTACGCGCCGAGTCCAATACGCTGGACAAGACCGCCTTTGCTGCCCTGGTGGACGACAAGAACCACGACTGGCACCCGGTGACCTATTTCGGCACCAGCGAAGCCGGCCTGTTCGACTGGGTCATCGCCAAGCACATGGGCAACAACCAGCACTACGGCATGGACCACAAGGCGATGTCGCACGAAGGCCATGAAATGCCGGCCGGTGACCATGAAGGCCACGACGCAGCTGCCGCTCCGGCAGGTGCCGACGCGGCCGACCATGCCGAACACACTGCAGACGAGCACGCCGCCGCCGGTCACGCCGGCCACGCGGGCTCGGGAGAATAAGCATGAATCTGTTGGGTAAACTGACATTCGCTGACATCCCGCACGACCCGATCATCATGACCACGCTGGTAGGCGCGGGCATCGGTGGTCTGCTCCTGCTGGCGGTCATCACCAAGTTCAAGCTGTGGGGCTACCTCTGGAAAGAGTGGTTCACCTCGGTCGACCACAAGAAGATCGGCGTGATGTACCTCATCGTCGCCTTCGTCATGCTGCTGCGCGGCTTTGCCGACGCCATCATGATGCGTGCCCAGCAGGCCATCGCCGCCAATGGCGCCGAAGGCTTCCTGCCGCCGCATCACTACGACCAGATCTTCACCGCCCACGGCGTGATCATGATCTTCTTCGTGGCGATGCCGCTGATCACCGGCCTGATGAACGTGGTGGTGCCGCTGCAGATCGGCGCACGCGACGTGGCCTTCCCGTTCGTCAACTCGCTCAGCTTCTGGCTGTTCGTGGCGGGCGCGGGCCTGGTGATGATCTCGCTGGGTGTCGGTGAGTTCGCGCAGACCGGTTGGCTGGCCTTCCCGCCGTTGTCGGGCAAGGAGTACAGCCCAGGGGTAGGTGTCGACTACTACATCTGGGGCCTGCAGGTTGCAGGCCTGGGTACGACACTGAGCGGTATCAACTTCTTCATCACCATCTTGAAGATGCGTACCCCGGGCATGAAGCTGATGCACATGCCGGTGTTCACCTGGACCGCGCTGGTCACCAACGTGCTCATCATCGCTGCGTTCCCGGTGCTGACCGTCACCCTGGTGCTGCTGACCCTGGACCGTTACCTGGGCACGCACTTCTTTACCAATGACGGTGGCGGCAACGCCATGCTGTACATCAACCTGATCTGGATCTGGGGTCACCCGGAAGTCTATATCCTGGTGCTGCCGGCCTTCGGTGTGTTCTCGGAAGTGATCGCGACCTACTCGCGCAAGGCGCTGTTCGGTTACAAGGGCATGGTGTACGCCACTGCCTGTATCGGCGTGCTGTCCTTCATCGTGTGGCTGCACCACTTCTTCACCATGGGTTCGGGTGCCAACGTCAATGCCTTCTTCGGCATCACGACAATGATCATCTCCATTCCCACCGGCGTGAAGATCTTCAACTGGCTGTTCACCATGTTCCGCGGTCGCGTGCAGTTCACCACCCCGGTGCTGTGGACGATCGGCTTCATGGTGACCTTCACCATCGGCGGCATGACCGGCGTGATGCTGGCCATTCCGGCCATCGACTTCGTGCTGCACAACAGCCTGTTCCTGATCGCGCACTTCCATAACGTGATCATCGGCGGCGTGGTGTTCGGCATGTTCGCGGGCATCAGCTACTGGTGGCCGAAGATGTTCGGCTTCCGCCTCAATGAAACCTGGGGCAAGGCTGCGTTCTGGTGCTGGTTCATCGGCTTCTATGTGGCCTTCATGCCGCTGTACGTGCTCGGCTTCATGGGCATGACCCGTCGCATGCAGAGCTACCCGAACCCGGAATACCAGCCGTTCCTGATCGTGGCTGCCTTCGGTGCGGCGATCATCGGCGCCGGCATCCTGTGCCAGGTGATCCAGATCGCTGTGTCGATCCGCGACCGCAAGAAGACCGCCGACCTGACCGGCGACCCGTGGGACGCCCGTACGCTGGAGTGGGAAACCTCTTCGCCGCCGTCGTTCTACAACTTCGGTTCGCTGCCCAAGGTCACCGAACTGGACGACTTCTGGGAGCGCAAGCAGCGTGGTGAGGCGTGGGAACGCCCGGCGAAGTACACCGATATCCACATGCCGCGCAACACCGGCACCGGTGTGGTGATCGGCGCCTTCAGCCTGGTGTTCGGCTTCGCGATGATCTGGCACATCTGGTGGCTGGCCATCATCGGCCTGGTCGGCATGATCGGTACCTTCATCTGGCGCACCTTCGACAAGGACACGGATTACTACGTGCCGGCTGCCGAAGTGGAGCGCATCGAAACTGAGCACCGCCGTCACCTGCAGGCGCAGGGTCTGGTGAAATCGGAGTTGCAGGCATGAGCAGCACTATCGCCAACACCGTGAACCACGGGCACGCCGCACACGCGGCGGCCCATGGCCACGACGACCACGAGCACCACGACACCGGCGAGAACACCGTCTTCGGTTTCTGGGTGTACCTGATGAGCGACTGCCTCATCTTCGCCAGCCTGTTCGCGACCTACATCGTGCTGGCCGGCGGCACCAACGGTGGCCCGGGTCCGAAGGACCTGTTCGACCTGACCTTCGTAGCGTGGGAAACCACGCTGCTGCTGGTGTCCTCGCTGACCTTCGGCCTGGGCATGATCGCGCTGCACAAGCACAAGGTTGGCCAGATGTACCTGTGGCTGGGCCTGACCTGGCTGCTGGGCTTCGGCTTCATGGTCATGGAAGTGTGGGAGTTCAACCACCTCATCCATGAGGGCTTCGGTCCGGACCACAGTGCTTTCCTGTCGGCGTTCTTCGCGCTGGTGGGCACCCACGGCCTGCACGTGAGCGCCGGCCTGCTGTGGCTGCTGATCATGTTCATCCAGATCAAGCAGAACGGCCTGACCCCGACCAACAAGACCCGCATGGCGTGCCTGAGCCTGTTCTGGCACTTCCTGGACCTGATCTGGATCGGCGTGTTCTCCGTCGTCTACCTGAAGGGAGCGCTGTAATGGCACATGACAATCACGCACACGACCACGGCCACGGCGCCGCTGGCGAGAGCCACGGCAGCGTCAAGTCGTACCTGGTCGGTTTCCTGTTGGCGGCGGTGCTCACCATCATCCCGTTCTGGGCCGTGATGAAGGGCGGCCTGCCGGTGTTCACCACCGGTGTGATCATCATCGTGGCGGCAATTCTGCAGATCTTCGTGCACCTGATCTTCTTCCTGCACCTGAACCGCTCGTCGGAACAGCGCTGGAACGTCAGTGCGGCGGCCTTCACCGTCGTGGTGATCGGCATCATCGTCGCCGGCACGCTGTGGGTCATGCACAATATGAACGTGCACATGATGCATTGACGTCTTCGGATGTCGCGCAAGCAGAAAGGCCGCCCGGAAGGGCGGCCTTTTTGTTTGTAATTGCATGAGATGAGGCATCGGTAGGGTCGGTTCCCAAACGACCGCCGATAACGCATCAACGTCCGGTAACGCATGACCTGTGACGGAAACGCGCCTTCGTTTGGAGGTCATGCGTTAACGAACCTGGCATCGCTATCGGCGGTCGTTTGGGAACCGACCCTACCGGTGACGCATCTCTCCATTTCCATGCATCACGCCGCGTTGCGCAGGAACTCTTCGGCGTCTACCGGCCTGCCCAGGTGATACCCCTGCAGCAGGTCGCAACCCAGCTCATTGAGGTACGCGCGCTGCCCGGCGGTCTCCACGCCCTCGGCCACGATCTGCAGCTGCAGCGAACGGCCCAGCGCAACGATGGAAGACACGATCGCCGCATCTTCCGCGTTGTCTTCCAGATCCCGCACGAACGCGCGGTCGATCTTCAGTTCGGTGGCCGGCATGCGCTTGAGGTACAGCAGGCTGGAATACCCGGTGCCGAAGTCGTCGATGGAAATCTTCACCCCCATGTCGGTCAGGCCATGCAGGATCTGCAGGCTCGCTTCCACGTCCTGCATCGCAGTGGTTTCGGTGACTTCCAGGGTCAGGTGGTGCGGCGCCAAGGCATGCTTTTCCAGCGTGTTCTTCACCGTTTCAAGCAGGTTGGTGGAAGAGAACTGGAGCGGCGAAAGGTTCACCGCCATCGACCAGTCCGGATGCCCGGCGTCATGCCACTGCCGCAGCTGCGCACAGGCCTGGTCCAGCACCCAGTCGCCCAGCTGCAGGATCAAGCCGCTGCGCTCGGCGATGGGAATGAAGGTGTCCGGCCCCAGCAGCCCCAGCCCCGGGTGTTGCCAGCGCACCAGCGCTTCGGCGCCGATCACGCCGCCACCGTCGGCACGGAACTTGGGCTGGTAATGCAGCACCATCTCGTCGCGCTGCATCGCGCGGCGCAGCTCCTGCAGCAGCTTGAGCTGGCGGTTGGCGCTGACGTGCATGGATTCGGTGAAGAAGGTATGCCCGTTCCGGCCTGAATCCTTGGTGTGGTACATCGCCGCGTCGGCGTGCGCCATCAGCTCGCGCTCGGTGGTGGCGTCGGTCGGGTACATCGCAATGCCCAGGCTGGCGGTGACCTGCAGCTCCACGCCGTCGATCTCGAACGGCTCGCCCACCGTGGCGATGATGCGCTCGGCAATTTCGGCCGCATCTTCCGGCACGTCCAGCTGGATCACGATGACGAACTCGTCGCCGCCCAGCCGCGCGAAGGTGTCGTGGCCGCGAAGCAGCCCCTTCACCCGCTCGCTGACCTGGATCAGGAGCTTGTCGCCGGTCTGGTGGCCGTAGGCGTCGTTGACCGCCTTGAACCCGTCCAGATCGCAGAACATCACCGCGAAGCTGAAATTGCGGCGCTTGGCCTTCTCGATGGTCTGCTCGATCCGGTCCTGCAGCAGCATGCGGTTGGGCAGCTGGGTCAGCGGGTCGTGCAGGGCGGCCTGCATGAGCTTCTCGTTGGCCTGGGCCAGCGACTCGGCCAGCAGGCCGGTGCGGGTGCGCATCTGGCGGTCGAACAGCGAGGCGATCAGCGCGATGCCCAGCGTGCCCAGGGTGGTGACGATGACCAGCACCGCCAGCCATTTGGTGTCCAGGCCGCCCGCGTAGGCCGCCCCGCAGATGCTGCCTTCCGGAAAATTGGCCGCCGCCATGCCGGTGTAGTGCATGCCCACGATGGCCAGGCCCATCACCAGCGAGGCCAGCCCGCGCAGCAGGGTGGGGCGGCGCTGTTCGGTTCGCAGCCGGAAGGCGATCCACAGCGCGGCGCCGGCGGCGACAATCGCGATCACCAGCGAGGCGGCGAACCACAACGGGTCGTATTCGATGCCCGGTTCCATGCGCATCGCCGCCATGCCCAGGTAGTGCATGCAGGCAATGCCCAGCCCCATCAGCACCGCACCGGCGATCAGGCGCGGCCATGGCAGAGCTGGGCGCGACACCAGCCACAGCGCATAGGCCGAGGCACCCACCGAGGCTGCCAGCGAGTACAGGGTGATGGCCAGGTCGTAGCCGACCGGAATGGGCAGGTGGAAGGCCAGCATGCCCACGAAGTGCATGGACCAGATGCCCAGGCCCATGGCGGCGGCGCCACCGGCGAGCCACCAGCGGGCCACGCGGCCTTCGGTGCTGGCCAGCCGGCCGGCCATGTCCAGCGCCGTGTACGAGGCGAGGATGGCAACCAGCAGCGCGAAAACGACGAGACTCTGGCTGTAGCTGCCGGTCATGGAGAAGCCTGGGGGGACATGGGGAAGGAAAGGCGCGGGCGCCCGCCACGGTATCGGCCGGGACGGCACAATGTTGAGCGGGGGCATTCAGCCGGCGGTTGGGCGCACGTCTCGGTTGCTGCGACGCGGCTCGGCTATCCTGCCGCACAGACGATGAATTGGATTTGACATGGCCAAGCGGCTCACCGCCTACGTGTGCACCGAATGCGGCGCGGAATACAGCAAGTGGCAGGGACAGTGCACCGAGTGCGGCGCCTGGAACGTGCTGAGCGAAATCACGCTGGAAAGTGCGACCGCCGCCAAGTCGCCGGCGGCGCGCCGCTCGGGCTGGGCCGGCAAGGTCGACGCGCCGAAGATCATGGCGCTCAAGGACGTGCAGCAGACCGAGCACCTGCGCGTGAGCACCGGCATCGGCGAGTTCGACCGCGTGCTCGGTGGTGGCCTGGTCGAAGGCGCGGTGGTGCTGGTCGGCGGCGACCCGGGCATCGGCAAGTCGACCCTGCTGCTGCAGGCGGTGGCGAAGATGGCCGCCGGGTTGCCGGTGCTGTACATCACCGGCGAGGAGTCGCTGTCGCAGGTGGCCGGGCGCGCAGTGCGGTTGGACCTCCCGCTGGACAACGTCAACGCGCTGGCCGAAACCCAGGTGGAGGCGATCCTGCAGCATGCGAGCGCGGCCAAGCCGAAGCTGATCGTGGCCGACTCGGTGCAGACGCTGTGGACCGAATCGCTCACCGCCGCGCCGGGCTCGGTCAGCCAGGTGCGCGAGAGTGCGGCGCGGCTGGTGCGGTTCGCCAAGGAAACCGGCACCGCCGTGTTCCTGGTCGGCCACGTGACCAAGGAGGGCGGCATTGCCGGCCCGCGCGTGCTCGAGCACATGGTGGACGCGGTGCTGTACTTCGAAGGCGAGAGCGGCAGCCGTTTCCGCCTGCTGCGCGCGTTCAAGAACCGCTTCGGTGCGGTCAACGAGCTGGGCGTGTTCGCGATGGGCGAGAAGGGCCTGAAGGAAGTGTCCAACCCTTCTGCGATCTTCCTCTCCGGCGGCAGCACCCGTCAGCCGGGCAGCTGCGTGATGGTCACCCGTGAGGGCACCCGGCCGCTGCTGGTCGAAGTGCAGGCGCTGGTGGACGCCTCGCCGCTGTCCAACCCGCGCCGGGTGGCGGTGGGCCTGGACCAGAACCGGCTGGCCATGCTGCTGGCGGTGCTGCATCGCCACGGGGGCGTGCTGGTCGGCGACCAGGATGTGTTCGTGAACGTCGTGGGCGGGATCCGCGTGCAGGAAACCGCCGTGGACCTGCCGGTGCTGCTGGCGGTGCTGTCCTCGCTGCAGGACCGGCCGCTGGCCGAGAAGACGATTGCCTTCGGCGAAGTCGGCCTGTCCGGCGAGATCCGCCCGGTCCCCAACGGCGAAGACCGCCTGCGCGAAGCGGCCACCCACGGCTTCAAGCGCGCCATCGTGCCCAAGGCCAACGCCCCGAAGACCGGCAGCGTAAAGGGCATGGAAGTAATCGCAGTAGAGCGCCTGTCAGAAGCGATCGACGCGATCTGACGCGGCCCGTTACCCGCGCTTGAAAACCAACTCAATCGCAAACTGGCTGCCAAAGAACGCCAGCAACAGCAGCGCCATCGCCGTCAGCGTCCAATGCACGGCCTTGGCGCCGCGCCATCCATAGCGGCGGCGGCCGACCAGCAGCACGCCGAACACCACCCACGACAGCACGCTCAGCACGGTCTTGTGCACCAGCTTCTGCGCCAGCAGGTCGTCCACGAACAGCACCCCGGTGACCAGGGTCAGGGTCAGCAGCGCGAAGCCCGCACCGATCACCCGGAACAGCAGCGACTCCAGGTCCGCCAGCGGCGGCAGCGCACGCAGCCAGGGCCGGAAGTCGCGCCGGCGCAGGGCGCGTTCCTGCAGCCACAGCATGATCGCCAGCAGTGCGGCCACGCTCAGCGTGGCGTAGGCCAGCAGCGCCATCCAGGCGTGCGTGGCCAGCTGCCAGCCCAGCGGCTTGCTCGGCGCATGGCCATAGGCGTGGTACGCGCACAGCAGCACCGCAGCCATCGGGAACACCAGTACGCCCAGCGTCGCCATGCGCCCGCGCGCGGCCACCAGCGAGGTCAGCCAGGCCATGCCCAGCCCGACCAGCGACAGCGCCGCGAAGAAATGCATGTCCGGCCCGCCGCTGGTGCGGAAGGCCACCAGCGCGTGGTAGCTGCCATGCAGGACCATGGCCGGAATCGCCGGCCACAGCCAGCCCGGGGAGGCGGCGGCGTCATCGCGCACCACCGCGCGCACCAGCAGGCCGGTGGCGGTCAGGTAGAGCAGGGTGGCGATGAGAACGATTGTCATCGTGTCAGTTTCTCATACAACGCGCGGCCCCGGGCCCGGCCCGGCGACCGGCTATACTGTGGTTCTCTTTGTCTTTCGTTCTGAACAGGTTGCCTCCATGTTCGAGTCCCTGACCCAGCGCCTCTCCGGCACCATCGAGCGGCTGCGTG
Protein-coding regions in this window:
- the cyoB gene encoding cytochrome o ubiquinol oxidase subunit I yields the protein MLGKLTFADIPHDPIIMTTLVGAGIGGLLLLAVITKFKLWGYLWKEWFTSVDHKKIGVMYLIVAFVMLLRGFADAIMMRAQQAIAANGAEGFLPPHHYDQIFTAHGVIMIFFVAMPLITGLMNVVVPLQIGARDVAFPFVNSLSFWLFVAGAGLVMISLGVGEFAQTGWLAFPPLSGKEYSPGVGVDYYIWGLQVAGLGTTLSGINFFITILKMRTPGMKLMHMPVFTWTALVTNVLIIAAFPVLTVTLVLLTLDRYLGTHFFTNDGGGNAMLYINLIWIWGHPEVYILVLPAFGVFSEVIATYSRKALFGYKGMVYATACIGVLSFIVWLHHFFTMGSGANVNAFFGITTMIISIPTGVKIFNWLFTMFRGRVQFTTPVLWTIGFMVTFTIGGMTGVMLAIPAIDFVLHNSLFLIAHFHNVIIGGVVFGMFAGISYWWPKMFGFRLNETWGKAAFWCWFIGFYVAFMPLYVLGFMGMTRRMQSYPNPEYQPFLIVAAFGAAIIGAGILCQVIQIAVSIRDRKKTADLTGDPWDARTLEWETSSPPSFYNFGSLPKVTELDDFWERKQRGEAWERPAKYTDIHMPRNTGTGVVIGAFSLVFGFAMIWHIWWLAIIGLVGMIGTFIWRTFDKDTDYYVPAAEVERIETEHRRHLQAQGLVKSELQA
- the cyoD gene encoding cytochrome o ubiquinol oxidase subunit IV gives rise to the protein MAHDNHAHDHGHGAAGESHGSVKSYLVGFLLAAVLTIIPFWAVMKGGLPVFTTGVIIIVAAILQIFVHLIFFLHLNRSSEQRWNVSAAAFTVVVIGIIVAGTLWVMHNMNVHMMH
- the cyoC gene encoding cytochrome o ubiquinol oxidase subunit III; amino-acid sequence: MSSTIANTVNHGHAAHAAAHGHDDHEHHDTGENTVFGFWVYLMSDCLIFASLFATYIVLAGGTNGGPGPKDLFDLTFVAWETTLLLVSSLTFGLGMIALHKHKVGQMYLWLGLTWLLGFGFMVMEVWEFNHLIHEGFGPDHSAFLSAFFALVGTHGLHVSAGLLWLLIMFIQIKQNGLTPTNKTRMACLSLFWHFLDLIWIGVFSVVYLKGAL
- the radA gene encoding DNA repair protein RadA → MAKRLTAYVCTECGAEYSKWQGQCTECGAWNVLSEITLESATAAKSPAARRSGWAGKVDAPKIMALKDVQQTEHLRVSTGIGEFDRVLGGGLVEGAVVLVGGDPGIGKSTLLLQAVAKMAAGLPVLYITGEESLSQVAGRAVRLDLPLDNVNALAETQVEAILQHASAAKPKLIVADSVQTLWTESLTAAPGSVSQVRESAARLVRFAKETGTAVFLVGHVTKEGGIAGPRVLEHMVDAVLYFEGESGSRFRLLRAFKNRFGAVNELGVFAMGEKGLKEVSNPSAIFLSGGSTRQPGSCVMVTREGTRPLLVEVQALVDASPLSNPRRVAVGLDQNRLAMLLAVLHRHGGVLVGDQDVFVNVVGGIRVQETAVDLPVLLAVLSSLQDRPLAEKTIAFGEVGLSGEIRPVPNGEDRLREAATHGFKRAIVPKANAPKTGSVKGMEVIAVERLSEAIDAI
- a CDS encoding putative bifunctional diguanylate cyclase/phosphodiesterase translates to MTGSYSQSLVVFALLVAILASYTALDMAGRLASTEGRVARWWLAGGAAAMGLGIWSMHFVGMLAFHLPIPVGYDLAITLYSLAASVGASAYALWLVSRPALPWPRLIAGAVLMGLGIACMHYLGMAAMRMEPGIEYDPLWFAASLVIAIVAAGAALWIAFRLRTEQRRPTLLRGLASLVMGLAIVGMHYTGMAAANFPEGSICGAAYAGGLDTKWLAVLVIVTTLGTLGIALIASLFDRQMRTRTGLLAESLAQANEKLMQAALHDPLTQLPNRMLLQDRIEQTIEKAKRRNFSFAVMFCDLDGFKAVNDAYGHQTGDKLLIQVSERVKGLLRGHDTFARLGGDEFVIVIQLDVPEDAAEIAERIIATVGEPFEIDGVELQVTASLGIAMYPTDATTERELMAHADAAMYHTKDSGRNGHTFFTESMHVSANRQLKLLQELRRAMQRDEMVLHYQPKFRADGGGVIGAEALVRWQHPGLGLLGPDTFIPIAERSGLILQLGDWVLDQACAQLRQWHDAGHPDWSMAVNLSPLQFSSTNLLETVKNTLEKHALAPHHLTLEVTETTAMQDVEASLQILHGLTDMGVKISIDDFGTGYSSLLYLKRMPATELKIDRAFVRDLEDNAEDAAIVSSIVALGRSLQLQIVAEGVETAGQRAYLNELGCDLLQGYHLGRPVDAEEFLRNAA
- the cyoA gene encoding ubiquinol oxidase subunit II, whose protein sequence is MIPLKPLGRWLRPGLLLALSVFLTGCSSAILDPKGQIGHDQKTLLITATVLMLLVVVPVIIMTLAFAWKYRASNTKARYEPKWSHSTAIEVVVWSIPCMIVLVLAVLTWRSSHSLDPYRPLESDTKPVVIEAISLDWKWLFIYPEENIATVNEITFPVDTPLNFKITSDSVMNAFFIPQLGTMIYSMTGMETKLHLIANEIGEFPGMSSHYSGAGFSKMHFTAHSVTNEQYQQWLAKVRAESNTLDKTAFAALVDDKNHDWHPVTYFGTSEAGLFDWVIAKHMGNNQHYGMDHKAMSHEGHEMPAGDHEGHDAAAAPAGADAADHAEHTADEHAAAGHAGHAGSGE
- a CDS encoding cytochrome C assembly family protein, with protein sequence MTIVLIATLLYLTATGLLVRAVVRDDAAASPGWLWPAIPAMVLHGSYHALVAFRTSGGPDMHFFAALSLVGLGMAWLTSLVAARGRMATLGVLVFPMAAVLLCAYHAYGHAPSKPLGWQLATHAWMALLAYATLSVAALLAIMLWLQERALRRRDFRPWLRALPPLADLESLLFRVIGAGFALLTLTLVTGVLFVDDLLAQKLVHKTVLSVLSWVVFGVLLVGRRRYGWRGAKAVHWTLTAMALLLLAFFGSQFAIELVFKRG